The following proteins are encoded in a genomic region of Streptococcus gwangjuense:
- a CDS encoding M protein trans-acting positive regulator PRD domain-containing protein, with product MRNLLSTKNQRQLRLMEILIQNRNWMKLHELADNLGCTERILKNDLNELRLAFPSIDIQSSVNGIMIDLEVNTSVEDVYQYFLANSQSFQLLEYMFFNEGLPIYRTIENLHSSNANLYRLGRNITKVLSSQFQIELSFTPSEIRGNEIDIRYFFAQYFSERYYFLDWPFPDIPEEDLTEFADFFYKITNYPMRFSIYRMYKLMLAISIYRIKNGHFIDLPNHFNEEYYPILASIPNFEEILVHFSEKLGLEITPDIIAQIFISFIQSNIFLDPQEFFNSIEENREARYSYQLLSQILERLSKQYKITFTNRDELIWHIHNTAFFERQEIFSTPILFEQKALTIKKFEVYFPEFMGSARQELTQYRQAIGQHDHPEQLEHLMYTILTHAENLSTQLLENRPPIKVLIISNFDHALSLTLKDMLTYYCNNRFTFDTWDELETSPEILNQTDYDIIVSNFYIPGITKKFICRNHLQIMDLVNHLNCLSNEIHISNTL from the coding sequence ATGCGCAACCTTTTATCCACAAAAAATCAAAGACAACTACGTTTAATGGAGATCTTAATCCAGAATCGTAATTGGATGAAATTACATGAACTTGCCGACAATTTAGGATGTACAGAACGAATTCTAAAAAATGATTTAAATGAATTACGTCTTGCCTTTCCATCTATTGACATCCAATCTTCTGTTAACGGAATCATGATAGATTTAGAAGTTAACACTAGTGTAGAAGATGTTTATCAATATTTTCTTGCTAATTCTCAATCTTTTCAATTACTAGAGTATATGTTCTTCAATGAGGGGCTACCTATTTATCGAACAATAGAAAATCTTCACTCTAGTAATGCCAACCTCTATCGATTGGGCAGAAATATTACAAAGGTTCTTTCATCTCAGTTTCAAATTGAATTATCTTTTACTCCATCCGAGATACGTGGAAATGAGATCGATATTCGTTACTTTTTTGCCCAATACTTCTCTGAGCGTTATTATTTCCTAGACTGGCCTTTCCCCGATATCCCTGAAGAGGACTTAACAGAATTTGCTGATTTCTTCTATAAAATCACAAATTATCCAATGCGATTTTCAATTTATAGAATGTATAAATTGATGTTAGCTATCAGTATTTACCGCATCAAAAATGGTCATTTCATCGACTTACCCAATCATTTTAACGAAGAATACTATCCTATTTTAGCGAGTATTCCAAACTTTGAGGAGATACTTGTCCATTTCTCTGAAAAATTGGGACTTGAAATCACTCCAGATATCATTGCTCAAATTTTTATTTCCTTTATTCAAAGTAACATTTTCTTAGATCCTCAAGAATTCTTCAACTCTATAGAAGAAAACCGTGAGGCAAGATACTCATACCAATTACTGAGTCAAATATTAGAACGCCTATCAAAACAATATAAGATTACTTTTACCAATCGCGATGAGCTTATTTGGCATATACACAACACTGCTTTCTTTGAAAGACAGGAAATATTTTCTACCCCAATCTTATTTGAACAAAAAGCATTGACGATTAAAAAATTCGAAGTTTACTTCCCAGAATTTATGGGAAGTGCGCGTCAAGAACTGACTCAATACCGTCAAGCGATTGGACAGCATGACCATCCTGAACAGTTGGAACACTTGATGTACACCATCTTAACCCATGCTGAAAACCTCTCTACTCAGTTGTTAGAAAATCGACCACCTATCAAGGTTTTGATTATCAGTAACTTTGACCACGCCCTATCACTTACTTTAAAGGATATGCTTACATACTATTGTAACAATCGATTCACCTTTGATACTTGGGATGAATTGGAAACAAGCCCTGAGATTTTAAATCAGACAGACTACGATATCATTGTGTCTAATTTCTATATTCCAGGAATTACCAAGAAGTTTATTTGCCGAAACCACCTCCAAATCATGGATTTGGTCAATCATCTTAACTGTTTATCAAATGAGATTCACATATCCAATACTTTATAA
- the yaaA gene encoding peroxide stress protein YaaA, with the protein MKILIPTAKEMNTDLPSIEAAPLRLESQAVLDALALYSASQLESFYKVSAEKAAEEFQNIQDLKRQAAQHYPALNLFDGLMYRHIKRDKLNDAEQAYLENHVFITSALYGVVPALSPIAPHRLDFLMKLKVAGKILKSHWKQAYDEAVKQEEMIFSLLSSEFETVFSKEIREKMVTFKFMENRGGQLKIHSTISKKARGAFLTALIENQVQTVEEARRLSFAGFNYREDLSQPQELVFVKEV; encoded by the coding sequence ATGAAAATTTTAATCCCAACAGCGAAAGAAATGAACACAGATTTGCCAAGTATCGAAGCTGCTCCTTTAAGACTAGAAAGTCAGGCTGTGCTGGATGCCTTGGCTCTCTATTCTGCTAGTCAATTGGAGAGTTTTTACAAGGTATCAGCAGAGAAGGCGGCGGAAGAATTTCAAAATATCCAAGATTTGAAAAGGCAAGCTGCTCAACACTACCCAGCCTTGAATCTATTTGATGGGCTTATGTACCGCCACATTAAGCGAGACAAACTGAACGATGCAGAACAGGCCTATCTTGAAAATCATGTCTTTATTACTTCGGCTTTGTACGGAGTCGTACCAGCCTTGTCACCCATAGCCCCTCACCGTTTGGACTTTTTGATGAAATTAAAGGTCGCTGGTAAGATTTTGAAGAGCCATTGGAAGCAAGCCTATGATGAGGCTGTGAAGCAGGAAGAAATGATTTTCTCTCTATTGTCATCCGAGTTTGAGACTGTATTTTCTAAGGAAATCAGAGAAAAAATGGTGACCTTCAAATTCATGGAGAATAGAGGTGGTCAGCTGAAGATTCACTCAACCATTTCCAAGAAAGCGCGTGGTGCCTTCCTGACAGCGCTGATAGAAAATCAAGTACAAACGGTGGAAGAAGCTCGTCGCTTAAGCTTTGCAGGATTTAACTACCGAGAAGACCTGTCCCAGCCACAGGAATTGGTTTTTGTTAAGGAAGTATAA
- a CDS encoding peptide deformylase: MEKKIVKDILFLSQVSQPASQDDLYLARDLQDTLLANRETCVGLAANMIGVQKRVIIFNLGLVPVVMFNPVLLSSEGTYETEEGCLSLTGVRPTKRYETIRVAYRDSKWQEQTITLTGFPAQICQHELDHLEGRII; this comes from the coding sequence GTGGAAAAGAAAATTGTGAAGGATATTTTGTTTTTATCTCAGGTATCTCAGCCGGCAAGTCAGGATGATCTGTATCTCGCCAGAGATTTGCAGGATACACTCTTAGCAAATCGTGAGACTTGTGTCGGTCTGGCTGCCAATATGATTGGGGTGCAGAAGCGCGTGATTATCTTTAATCTTGGCTTGGTTCCTGTGGTCATGTTTAACCCAGTGCTCCTGTCCTCTGAAGGAACTTATGAGACAGAAGAAGGCTGTTTGTCCTTGACAGGTGTGAGACCGACTAAGCGTTATGAAACCATAAGGGTTGCCTATCGTGACAGCAAGTGGCAGGAACAAACCATTACCTTGACAGGCTTCCCAGCCCAGATTTGCCAGCATGAACTGGATCACTTGGAAGGACGAATCATTTAG
- a CDS encoding cation-translocating P-type ATPase: MSKEQKRQAFYTQSPEEVLKAVDATEQGLSSSEAEKRLAEFGHNELEEGEKRSILVKFIEQFKDLMIIILVAAAILSVVTSGGEDIADAIIILAVVIINAAFGVYQEGKAEEAIEALKSMSSPAARVLRDGHMAEIDSKELVPGDIVALEAGDVVPADLRLLEANSLKIEEAALTGESVPVEKDLTVELATDAGIGDRVNMAFQNSNVTYGRGMGVVVNTGMYTEVGHIAGMLQDADETDTPLKQNLNNLSKVLTYAILVIALVTFVVGVFIQGKNPLGELMTSVALAVAAIPEGLPAIVTIVLALGTQVLAKRNSIVRKLPAVETLGSTEIIASDKTGTLTMNKMTVEKVFYDAVLHDSADDIELGLEMPLLRSVVLANDTKIDVEGNLIGDPTETAFIQYALDKGYDVKGFLEKYPRVAELPFDSDRKLMSTVHPLPDGKFLVAVKGAPDQLLKRCVLRDKAGDIAPIDDKVTNLIHTNNSEMAHQALRVLAGAYKIIDSIPENLTSEELENDLIFTGLIGMIDPERPEAAEAVRVAKEAGIRPIMITGDHQDTAEAIAKRLGIIDANDTEGHVLTGAELNELSDEDFEKVVGQYSVYARVSPEHKVRIVKAWQKQGKVVAMTGDGVNDAPALKTADIGIGMGITGTEVSKGASDMILADDNFATIIVAVEEGRKVFSNIQKTIQYLLSANTAEVLTIFLSTLFGWDVLQPVHLLWINLVTDTFPAIALGVEPAEPGVMNHKPRGRKASFFSGGVLSSIIYQGVLQAAIVMSVYGLALLYPVHVGDNHAIHADALTMAFATLGLIQLFHAYNVKSVYQSILTVGPFKSKTFNWSILVSFILLMATIVVEPLEGIFHVTKLDLSQWGIVMAGSFSMIIIVEIVKFIQRKLGFDKNAI; the protein is encoded by the coding sequence ATGTCAAAAGAACAAAAACGCCAAGCGTTTTATACTCAAAGTCCTGAAGAGGTCTTGAAGGCTGTGGATGCGACCGAGCAAGGTTTGTCATCAAGTGAGGCGGAAAAGCGCCTTGCCGAATTTGGCCACAATGAACTCGAAGAGGGTGAGAAACGATCAATCCTGGTCAAATTCATCGAGCAATTTAAGGATTTGATGATTATCATCCTAGTCGCGGCAGCTATCTTGTCAGTCGTGACCTCTGGTGGGGAAGATATTGCAGATGCCATTATTATCCTAGCAGTGGTTATTATCAACGCTGCCTTTGGTGTTTACCAAGAAGGAAAAGCAGAAGAAGCCATCGAAGCCCTCAAATCTATGTCAAGTCCAGCTGCTCGCGTTCTTCGTGATGGCCACATGGCAGAGATTGATTCAAAAGAATTGGTGCCTGGAGATATTGTTGCTCTTGAAGCAGGTGATGTGGTACCAGCGGACCTACGTTTGCTAGAAGCTAATTCTCTTAAAATCGAAGAAGCAGCCTTGACAGGTGAGTCTGTGCCAGTTGAAAAAGACTTGACAGTCGAGCTTGCGACAGATGCTGGTATTGGTGACCGTGTCAATATGGCCTTCCAAAACTCAAATGTGACCTATGGTCGTGGGATGGGTGTTGTTGTCAATACAGGTATGTACACTGAAGTCGGTCACATTGCTGGCATGCTCCAAGATGCGGATGAGACTGATACACCACTCAAACAAAACTTGAACAACCTTTCTAAGGTCTTGACCTATGCTATCTTGGTTATTGCCCTTGTTACTTTTGTAGTGGGTGTCTTCATTCAAGGGAAAAATCCACTTGGTGAGTTGATGACCTCTGTTGCGCTTGCCGTTGCAGCCATCCCAGAAGGACTTCCTGCAATCGTAACCATTGTTCTTGCCCTTGGTACTCAAGTTTTGGCTAAACGAAACTCTATCGTTCGTAAGTTGCCAGCAGTAGAAACACTTGGTTCAACAGAAATCATCGCTTCTGATAAGACTGGTACACTGACCATGAACAAGATGACCGTCGAAAAAGTTTTTTACGATGCGGTTCTACATGACTCAGCTGATGACATTGAACTAGGTCTTGAAATGCCACTACTTCGTTCAGTTGTTTTGGCCAATGATACGAAAATCGATGTGGAAGGCAACCTGATTGGTGACCCAACTGAAACAGCCTTTATCCAGTATGCCTTGGACAAGGGTTATGATGTTAAAGGATTTTTAGAGAAATATCCGCGTGTGGCTGAGTTGCCATTTGACTCTGACCGTAAGCTCATGTCAACAGTTCACCCGTTGCCAGATGGTAAATTTCTTGTAGCGGTCAAGGGTGCGCCAGACCAACTCTTGAAACGTTGTGTCCTTCGTGATAAGGCTGGGGATATTGCTCCGATTGATGACAAGGTTACAAACCTCATTCATACAAACAACTCTGAAATGGCCCACCAAGCCTTGCGTGTCCTTGCAGGTGCCTATAAGATTATCGATAGCATTCCAGAAAACCTGACTTCTGAAGAGCTTGAAAATGATTTAATCTTTACTGGTTTGATTGGGATGATTGACCCTGAACGTCCTGAGGCAGCTGAGGCTGTTCGTGTGGCTAAGGAAGCTGGAATTCGTCCAATTATGATTACAGGTGACCACCAAGACACTGCAGAAGCTATTGCCAAACGTTTGGGAATCATCGATGCAAATGATACAGAAGGCCACGTTTTAACTGGCGCTGAACTCAATGAACTGTCAGATGAAGACTTTGAAAAAGTGGTAGGCCAATACTCTGTTTATGCCCGTGTTTCTCCAGAACACAAGGTTCGTATTGTCAAGGCATGGCAAAAACAAGGTAAGGTCGTTGCCATGACAGGTGATGGTGTCAATGATGCGCCAGCTCTGAAAACAGCGGATATCGGTATCGGTATGGGAATCACTGGTACAGAGGTTTCTAAGGGTGCATCTGACATGATCCTTGCAGATGATAACTTTGCGACTATTATCGTTGCAGTGGAAGAAGGACGTAAGGTCTTCTCAAACATTCAAAAGACTATTCAGTATCTACTTTCTGCTAATACTGCTGAAGTATTAACTATCTTCCTATCAACCCTCTTTGGTTGGGACGTCTTGCAGCCAGTTCATCTTTTGTGGATCAACTTGGTAACCGATACTTTCCCAGCTATCGCTCTAGGTGTTGAACCTGCTGAGCCTGGTGTCATGAACCATAAACCACGTGGACGCAAGGCAAGCTTCTTCTCAGGTGGTGTTTTGAGTTCCATCATCTATCAAGGTGTACTCCAAGCAGCTATTGTTATGAGTGTTTATGGTCTTGCTCTTCTTTACCCAGTTCACGTGGGTGACAATCATGCCATTCATGCGGATGCCCTTACTATGGCCTTTGCAACCCTTGGTTTGATTCAGCTCTTCCATGCCTACAATGTCAAGTCTGTTTACCAATCCATCTTGACAGTTGGTCCATTCAAGTCTAAGACCTTTAACTGGTCCATCTTGGTATCCTTCATCCTTCTTATGGCAACCATCGTCGTAGAACCGCTTGAAGGTATCTTCCACGTAACCAAACTAGACTTGTCTCAATGGGGAATCGTTATGGCTGGAAGCTTCTCAATGATTATCATCGTCGAAATCGTTAAATTTATCCAACGTAAACTTGGTTTTGATAAGAATGCGATTTAA